CTCAATGAACAGCTTTGCGGTCGTGGATTTCCCCATCCCGATCGAGCCGGTCAGTCCGAGTATCCGCATCAGATCGCCGTTTCCAAAGAGATGATTTTACACACTGAGCAGCCCCTCGCTGCGCAGGAACGCCAGCAACGGTAGCAGCGGCAGACCGAGGATCGTAAAATGGTCGCACTCGATGCGTTCGAACAAGTGCACGCCGAGCCCTTCGAGCTGATAGGCGCCGACGCTGGTCGTAACCGCCTGCCCGGCCTGGTCCAGATAAGCTTCGATCTCGCTCTCGCCCAGGCGCCGCATGGTCATTCTGGCAACGATGACATCGGAAAACACTATCTTGCCGTCGCGGGCGACCGCGACGGCGGAGTGCAGCTCGTGCGTATGGCCGGCAAGCAGGCGCAATTGATCTGCCGCCTGCGTACGGCCGGCCGGCTTGCTGAACAGGCGGTTTCCCAACGCCAGCGTCTGATCGGCGCCGACCACATAACGGCCGGGATTTTTTGACGATACGAAGCACGCCTTCTCGCGCGCCAGTAGGCCAGCGATTTCGCCGGGTGCGGAAAGGCCGGAATTCTTTTGCAACGCGCGCTCGTCTATATCGGCGGGAATGGCATCGAAGGAAATGCCGGCATTGGCAAGCAGCATCTGCCGCGCGCGGCTTTGCGAGGCGAGTATCAGCGCAAATTGTTCACGCCAGATGGTCATCGTATCCGCGTCATTCCGGAAGCCGCTGCCGCTGGCGATCGGTGAACAGCTTCAGCACGGCCGCTGCGGTTTCCTCGATCGAGCGACGCGTCACGTCGAGCTGCGCCCAACTGAATTTGGCGCTCAGTTTCCGGGCGTAGGCGACTTCATCGGCGACCGCCTGACGATCGATGTAATCATCATTGGGCGTATCAGCTCCCATGCTCAGCAACCGGTTTT
This portion of the Bradyrhizobium sp. AZCC 2262 genome encodes:
- a CDS encoding Maf family protein — protein: MTIWREQFALILASQSRARQMLLANAGISFDAIPADIDERALQKNSGLSAPGEIAGLLAREKACFVSSKNPGRYVVGADQTLALGNRLFSKPAGRTQAADQLRLLAGHTHELHSAVAVARDGKIVFSDVIVARMTMRRLGESEIEAYLDQAGQAVTTSVGAYQLEGLGVHLFERIECDHFTILGLPLLPLLAFLRSEGLLSV